A single region of the Mustela lutreola isolate mMusLut2 chromosome 2, mMusLut2.pri, whole genome shotgun sequence genome encodes:
- the LOC131825461 gene encoding keratin-associated protein 10-1-like, whose translation MAASTLSVCSSNACPDSWQVDDCPESCCEPPCCAPSCCAPSCLTLICTPASCGSSPCQPACTSSCQPSCCSSSPCQEDCCVSLCCKPVCCTPVCCKPICCTPVCCEASPCSGSSCCQQSSCQPSCCSSSPCQEGCCQPVCCTPVCCKPVCCTPVCCKPVCCTPVCCKPVCCTPVCCKPVCCTPVCCKPVCCTPVCSGPSSCCQPSPCSSSCCRPSSCMSLLCRPVCRPACCVPASAQKSCC comes from the coding sequence ATGGCCGCATCCACCCTGTCCGTCTGCTCCAGCAACGCCTGCCCCGACTCCTGGCAGGTGGACGACTGCCCAGAGAGCTGCTGCGAGCCCCCCTGCTGTGCCCCCTCCTGCTGTGCCCCCTCCTGCCTGACGCTCATCTGCACCCCTGCGAGCTGCGGGTCCAGCCCCTGCCAACCAGCCTGCACCAGCTcctgccagccctcctgctgcagctcctccccctgccaggaAGACTGCTGCGTGTCTCTCTGCTGCAAGCccgtctgctgcacccctgtctgTTGCAAGCCCatctgctgcacccctgtctgctgtgaggcctctccctgctcaggctcttcATGCTGCCAGCAGTCTAgctgccagccctcctgctgcagctcctccccctgccaggaaggctgcTGCCAGCCTGTCTGCTGCACCCCTGTGTGCTGCAAGCccgtctgctgcacccctgtctgctgcaagcccgtctgctgcacccctgtgtgctgcaagcccgtctgctgcacccctgtctgctgcaAGCCAGTCTGTTGCACCCCTGTCTGTTGCAAGCccgtctgctgcacccctgtctgctccgggccctcctcctgctgccagcccagcccctgctcctcGTCCTGCTGCAGACCGTCCTCCTGCATGTCCCTGCTCTGCCGCCCCGTGTGCAGGCCCGCCTGCTGTGTGCCCGCCTCGGCCCAGAAGTCCTGCTGCTGA
- the LOC131825457 gene encoding keratin-associated protein 10-9-like: protein MAASTLSVCSSNACPDSWQVDDCPESCCEPPCCAPSCCAPSCLTLICTPASCGSSPCQPACTSSCQPSCCSSSPCQEDCCVSLCCKPVCCTPVCCKPICCTPVCCEASPCSGSSCCQQSSCQPSCCSSSPCQEGCCQPVCCTPVCCKPVCCTPVCCKPVCCTPVCCKPVCCTPVCCKPLCCTPVCCKPVCCTPVSCKPVCCTPVCSGPSSFCQPSPCSSSCCRPSSCMSLLCRPVCRPACCVPASAQKSCC, encoded by the coding sequence ATGGCCGCATCCACCCTGTCCGTCTGCTCCAGCAACGCCTGCCCCGACTCCTGGCAGGTGGACGACTGCCCAGAGAGCTGCTGCGAGCCCCCCTGCTGTGCCCCCTCCTGCTGTGCCCCCTCCTGCCTGACGCTCATCTGCACCCCTGCGAGCTGCGGGTCCAGCCCCTGCCAACCAGCCTGCACCAGCTcctgccagccctcctgctgcagctcctccccctgccaggaAGACTGCTGCGTGTCTCTCTGCTGCAAGCccgtctgctgcacccctgtctgTTGCAAGCCCatctgctgcacccctgtctgctgtgaggcctctccctgctcaggctcttcATGCTGCCAGCAGTCTAgctgccagccctcctgctgcagctcctccccctgccaggaaggctgcTGCCAGCCTGTCTGCTGCACCCCTGTGTGCTGCAAGCccgtctgctgcacccctgtctgctgcaagcccgtctgctgcacccctgtgtgctgcaagcccgtctgctgcacccctgtctgctgcaagcccctctgctgcacccctgtctgctgcaAGCCAGTCTGTTGCACCCCTGTCTCCTGCAAGCccgtctgctgcacccctgtctgctccgggccctcctccttctgccagcccagcccctgctcctcGTCCTGCTGCAGACCGTCCTCCTGCATGTCCCTGCTCTGCCGCCCCGTGTGCAGGCCCGCCTGCTGCGTGCCCGCCTCGGCCCAGAAGTCCTGCTGCTGA